From a region of the Syngnathus typhle isolate RoL2023-S1 ecotype Sweden linkage group LG12, RoL_Styp_1.0, whole genome shotgun sequence genome:
- the nfkbil1 gene encoding NF-kappa-B inhibitor-like protein 1 isoform X2: protein MLTKTQKRLWKYVEEGNFSKLKSHLRKHKDLVVNFSQGKRQRSPLHLACHLGDDAAVRLLLKHGADVLRANRKGDTALHVAVNRALARGRTAYDDLVVPLRKSCPEAMNASNMAGVTPQELLNGFKHSEFQPSRPGPSGRSHGDMEKDWMEKLFGECEDEFYETFGVYDDDWMTVDDDEEDYGDWAERIRREYFSKKHAEAQRLASSSFSGKKKKKEKSKREEEEQSYKELHARLQKEHEEYLSRAARKEEETRQSKKRHYEQMCSDTFHSEGGAKLLTYDDIPWPAPRGTVEEMVDIMLHGVDRKDAVAFRKALRKQQTLWHPDKFAQRCEARLDGKDKKRVIDTVTALSQQLNKLSQSLKS, encoded by the exons TGACTAAGACGCAGAAGCGGCTCTGGAAGTATGTCGAGGAGGGCAACttctccaaactcaaatcccaCCTGCGGAAGCATAAAGATTTGGTCGTGAACTTCTCCCAGGGCAAGAGGCAGAGGAGCCCGCTGCATCTCGCCTGTCACCTGGGCGACGACGCCGCAGTTCGGCTTCTGCTCAAGCATGGAGCTGATGTGCTGCGGGCCAACAGGAAAGGAGACACGGCGCTACACGTCGCCGTAAATAGAGCTCTTGCGCGCGGAAGAACAG CTTATGACGACCTGGTGGTACCGCTCAGAAAGAGTTGCCCAGAGGCCATGAACGCCTCAAACATGGCTGGCGTGACACCACAAGAACTCCTAAATGGTTTCAAACACTCCGAG TTTCAGCCTTCTAGACCGGGCCCAAGCGGCCGATCTCACGGTGATATGGAGAAAGACTGGATGGAGAAGCTGTTTGGTGAATGTGAGGACGAGTTCTACGAAACCTTTGGAGTTTATGACG ATGATTGGATGACTGTCGATGACGACGAGGAAGACTACGGCGACTGGGCCGAACGCATCAGAAGAGAATATTTTTCAAAGAAGCATGCTGAAGCTCAGAGATTGGCCTCCTCGTCATTTAgcggaaagaagaagaagaaggagaagagtaAGCGAGAAGAAGAGGAGCAGAGCTACAAGGAGTTGCACGCCAGGCTGCAAAAGGAACACGAGGAGTATTTGTCTCGCGCCGCCCGCAAAGAGGAAGAGACTCGGCAAAGTAAGAAACGCCACTACGAGCAAATGTGCTCGGATACATTCCACAGCGAAGGCGGCGCCAAGCTCCTGACCTACGACGACATCCCCTGGCCGGCGCCGCGCGGCACCGTCGAGGAGATGGTGGACATCATGCTGCACGGCGTGGATCGTAAGGACGCGGTGGCCTTCCGGAAGGCCCTGCGCAAGCAGCAGACGCTGTGGCACCCCGACAAATTCGCACAGAGGTGCGAAGCTCGGCTGGACGGAAAGGACAAGAAGCGCGTCATTGACACGGTGACCGCTCTGTCGCAACAACTCAACAAACTGTCTCAGAGCCTGAAGTCCTGA
- the nfkbil1 gene encoding NF-kappa-B inhibitor-like protein 1 isoform X1, translating into MLTKTQKRLWKYVEEGNFSKLKSHLRKHKDLVVNFSQGKRQRSPLHLACHLGDDAAVRLLLKHGADVLRANRKGDTALHVAVNRALARGRTAYDDLVVPLRKSCPEAMNASNMAGVTPQELLNGFKHSEFQPSRPGPSGRSHGDMEKDWMEKLFGECEDEFYETFGVYDADDWMTVDDDEEDYGDWAERIRREYFSKKHAEAQRLASSSFSGKKKKKEKSKREEEEQSYKELHARLQKEHEEYLSRAARKEEETRQSKKRHYEQMCSDTFHSEGGAKLLTYDDIPWPAPRGTVEEMVDIMLHGVDRKDAVAFRKALRKQQTLWHPDKFAQRCEARLDGKDKKRVIDTVTALSQQLNKLSQSLKS; encoded by the exons TGACTAAGACGCAGAAGCGGCTCTGGAAGTATGTCGAGGAGGGCAACttctccaaactcaaatcccaCCTGCGGAAGCATAAAGATTTGGTCGTGAACTTCTCCCAGGGCAAGAGGCAGAGGAGCCCGCTGCATCTCGCCTGTCACCTGGGCGACGACGCCGCAGTTCGGCTTCTGCTCAAGCATGGAGCTGATGTGCTGCGGGCCAACAGGAAAGGAGACACGGCGCTACACGTCGCCGTAAATAGAGCTCTTGCGCGCGGAAGAACAG CTTATGACGACCTGGTGGTACCGCTCAGAAAGAGTTGCCCAGAGGCCATGAACGCCTCAAACATGGCTGGCGTGACACCACAAGAACTCCTAAATGGTTTCAAACACTCCGAG TTTCAGCCTTCTAGACCGGGCCCAAGCGGCCGATCTCACGGTGATATGGAGAAAGACTGGATGGAGAAGCTGTTTGGTGAATGTGAGGACGAGTTCTACGAAACCTTTGGAGTTTATGACG CAGATGATTGGATGACTGTCGATGACGACGAGGAAGACTACGGCGACTGGGCCGAACGCATCAGAAGAGAATATTTTTCAAAGAAGCATGCTGAAGCTCAGAGATTGGCCTCCTCGTCATTTAgcggaaagaagaagaagaaggagaagagtaAGCGAGAAGAAGAGGAGCAGAGCTACAAGGAGTTGCACGCCAGGCTGCAAAAGGAACACGAGGAGTATTTGTCTCGCGCCGCCCGCAAAGAGGAAGAGACTCGGCAAAGTAAGAAACGCCACTACGAGCAAATGTGCTCGGATACATTCCACAGCGAAGGCGGCGCCAAGCTCCTGACCTACGACGACATCCCCTGGCCGGCGCCGCGCGGCACCGTCGAGGAGATGGTGGACATCATGCTGCACGGCGTGGATCGTAAGGACGCGGTGGCCTTCCGGAAGGCCCTGCGCAAGCAGCAGACGCTGTGGCACCCCGACAAATTCGCACAGAGGTGCGAAGCTCGGCTGGACGGAAAGGACAAGAAGCGCGTCATTGACACGGTGACCGCTCTGTCGCAACAACTCAACAAACTGTCTCAGAGCCTGAAGTCCTGA